The Candidatus Zixiibacteriota bacterium sequence CAGTTTATCGATTGCGCTGGGGAAATCGCTATGATGTCGCCGGATATTATGTTTTGCGAAAATCCTTGGCAGAGTATCGATAGAGATTAGCTTCAAGGGGAAATAGAATTCCAGCTCGTTCAATCGGTCGCTATTGTTAATCTGCGAAAGGTTGAAAGTATTATTTTCGGAACCCAGCGGCGCTGAGATTACTCTATTAATCATTCTATAAATAGTATCATTCCATGACTTTTCAAAACCATATTTATCAAGTTTGTTTTGTATCAGTTCTTTCAAAACATCAGGATTATGGCTGGCGAAATCATATTGCTCGAATATCTCATGAATAAATGTGCCCGCCTTAGCTCCTTTGGGGAAAGCGAAAATATCCGATCGGTCTTTATCAATTACAATATCCGCATCCCGGTTGAATTGCCGGGTCAATGAATCATGGTCGGGCAGTTCCGATATCCTTGGCGAACCCGAAACAAGATATGAGAAGCTGGCTATCCTCCAATTTTGGGCAATCGTGCCGGAAAACTTTCGGCAGGTCAAACTATCTAATCCTTTCGAGGGGCTAATATATTTTTCAGGCGGAGATTTCGGCATAGCCTTTACTGCAATAGTATTGCCCGCATCAGCGCTGATATCCTCCAGCCGGCTGATAATGAATTCATCGTTAATATCGTTATAGCTATTTTTTAATTCAGCGATTAAATCATCAGCATTATTTATCTGCGGGTTTAGAAGGAAATAAGCCATTGCCGAATATTCCGCTTCGTTGAAATTTCCCCAGACTATATAACAGCGGTTTTTAGCTCGCGTAAGCGCCACATACAAAAGCCGAAGATTCTCAGCCAGTATTTCGGTCTTGGCGATAGCGGCATTTATCTCCGAATCAGAAGAACCGAGATCAAGAGTTTGATTGTAGTTATTCTTCGCATCATGAAAGATAAATTCCTTCATTTTAGCATTTTTAAAATCGCTCCAGGTAAATGGACAGAATACTACCGGATATTCTAAGCCTTTGCTTTTATGAGTGGTAGCAATCTTAACGGCGTTATCATCGCTTTCCAAGCGAATCTGGTGCTCATCAAGTGATTTTCTGCCGGGACCTATTTGTTCGGAAAACCATTTTGCCAGTCCGTTCATGCCTGCCTTTTTTTCAAACGACCATCTGTTTAGTATTTCAGCCAGATGTAAAAGATTAGTCAAGCGCCGTTCGCCATCGGGGAAAACCAGCAAGCGGCTGCGAATATTTTCATTGTCGATGAGTTCCCCTATCATTCTGAAAAATCCATATCTGTTCCACCGCTCGTGATATTCTCGAAATCTGATTAGCCGTGATTCCCAGTCCGAATCATCTTTTGATAAATCATACAGCCGCTCTCCGCTTAACCCCATCATGTCGGTTGACAGAGCTGTTCTTAACAGCCTTTCGTTGCTGGGCTGAACTACTGCATTAATAACCCTTTCCAATTCGATGGCTTCAAAGGAGTCAAATATATTTGCCTCGGTGTAGAGAACGTTCGGGATGTTCGCCTCGTTTAAGGCATCGCTGACAATCAAAGCCTCTCTATTTGTTCGAACAAGCACTGCAATATCGCTGGCTTTAAGCGGTTTGTTGTCTATGGCAACGCTATTTTCCGCCGCTAAACTCAGAAGCCTTGAGATTTCACCGGCGATAGCTCGGGAGATGAGTTTTTGCGCCTGCGGTTTTAATATATTAGAATGTTTTCTATTTGCTGTTGTATCTAAGGATTCCTTTTTGATATACCATAGCTGTAATGGCGGTTCGGATTTGCCGCTTATCTTTAGTTCTTCCTGTTTTTCCTTAACTGCCGCTGATGCCGGGTTGAAAGAGATTTCCGAGTATAAGAAAGGATTATCGATATTGGAAAAGACTGCATTAGCCGCTTTAATCAAATCAGGCTCGGCGCGCCAGTTATTCAATAAAGTATATTTTGTGTCGGCATCTTTCACCGCTTGCAGGTAGGCGAATATATCAGCGCCGCGAAAGCCGTATATAGCCTGCTTGGGGTCGCCGATAAGAAACAGGATATTATTATCGGCGCCGAACACATTACTAAAAATATAATACTGGATTGGGTCGGTATCCTGAAACTCATCGATTAAGGCGGCTTTATATTTTTTACGTATCGCTTTTGAAAGTCGGCCGCCCTCATTGCCCTGCAAAGCATTATAAAGCTTAGTTAGAAGGTCATCATAATGCTGGATGTTTTGCTTTTTTTTGCGTAAGGCAAGCTCTCTATTCAAATAATCAAATAATTTTATTTTAAGGGCGATTAGCTTTTTATTATATGCTTCTTGTAGTTTATTATTAGCATTCAGCAAATCATCGCATAATTGGAAAAATGGTTGATTTGGAGGGTTACAATTTTTCTTTAATGAATCATTAATATTAGTGATAGTGAATTTATCAAATTTATCAAATAGGGATTTAGTCCCATTAGAGTTTAAATAATCATCTAATTGAACTAACCACTTTTTAACCCATTCTTCCCGATAGTTTTTTAGTATATTTTTGTCATTTAAAAATGATTCGATGTCGCCTCTATTTGATTTCCATTCCTGTAATACTCCTGAGAAAGCGTTACGGAAATCTTTTTCCAATCGTTCGGTATCAATAAATTCAGCTTTGGGGATAATTGTAAGAGTTGGCTTGTCAATATACCTGCCTATCCGATACAGCAGCTTATCAGGTTCGAAGCCATCCTTTTTCGCATAATTGACAAACAAACCGGAAGCGCTATAAAAATGTTCTCGCCAGAAATCATCAATTACTTCCTGCTTAAGTTCGTTCTGGTCGCCTGCTAATTCCGTATCGAAAGGACAGCTGCACTCGAAAGCGTTTTCATGAAGAATCCTCTGGCAAAAACCATGAATAGTGAAAATAGCCGCCTCATCAAAATTGCGAAGCGCGCTTTCAAGCTGTTTGACAGCCTTCGGGCGGTCGACACATTTTTGGGCTATAGCTTTAAGCGTTGGGTCGCTGCCGCTGTCGCTGTCCGCATTGAATGCCTTAATAGCATCCTTAATCTTCTCCCGAATCCGGCCGCGTAGTTCCTCGGCGGCGGCTTTAGTGAATGTTACTGCCAGAATCTCGTTTACAGACAAATTCTGCTCAAGGATAAGCCTTATGAACAGCCCGGAAATGGCGTAGGTTTTGCCTGTGCCTGCGCTTGCCTCGATAAGATTTGCGCCTCTTAAGGGAACGTTTATTAAATCAAATTCCCGCATCTAATGTTTAACCTTATCCTGGTGGTCTAATAATGGCTGATATATTGCCAAGGCGGTTTCCATGAACTCGTCATCAAACGGCGCCTCTGTACCAAAGCATCTCCGGAAATATAAATCCTCACTCTCGCCTTTATGATACTCACTATTTTCCCATGCCTTTTGGGCGTTGGTTATTGAAATGCCGTCTGATTCTCCTTTACTGAGTTTTTCAGCACAGCTAAATGATGACTCCGGGAAAAAGACTGCCGGTTTGACTAAGCCATTCCAATAAATATTCAGAAGCTTTCGAAGATGCGACTCGGCATCAGCCGCGGGTTTATATTTAAAGCCAATATCGCTGCCTATGTAAATACTTTCGCAAGGATAATTTTCAAGACTTAGATGGTTAAGCAAAAGATGATAAATCCAGATTCTTAATCTATCCTTAGCCTTAACCTTTGCCGCCCGGTATTGAATTAAACTATCCGGATAAATATCATCAATCCGGCCGGCAATGTTGAAGCCGTCAATATCGATATCTACATCTATCGGGTCAAGTTTATCCTTATGCGGATACCTGTCGAGTTTGTTAACAATAGATAGAACATCAGCTGTTAGTTCATTGTATGAACATTCACCGGGAACACCATGAGGGAGAGCACCTCTTGCTTTAACAACTTTGAATGTGTTTGAGAGATTTTCACCGGCAAGCTGCTTCTTTAGAAGCTCGGTTTTAATATTATATTTATCCAGATAATTAATTGATATGGGTTCCCTCTCCTCCAAAATTGCCCCGCTTTGTTCGAGTTTTATCCCCAGGCGTTTTTGAAGTATAAATCGTGAGGGATTATTAAAAAAGCCGCAAAGCTGGTCAATCTTTATTGTTCTGAATTCATCATCCGGTTCGGGCAAACCGTTTGAGATAAAAAAATCAGGCGTCTGACGACTACCGGTGAGCATCCGGCTTGCCTGACAGTTTTCATCCGAATAGCAAAACAGTTTTCCCTCACCGCGAAAATACTCAGGGTTGAAAGCCTGCAGGCGATGTTTCGTCAATATATGCTCAAGGATATTTCTGTTTGGCAGCTCGCAATTATTCTCGATATAGTCCTGCAGTTCGCTAACTACTACCGAGGGCGGTATTACGCTGTTGTCCTCTATGCTTTGCCCTATATAGCTTAAATAAAGGTTTTGCCTTGCCGAAAGAATTGCCTCCAAGAATAAATAGCGGTCATCATTTCTTTTTGACCTGTCGCCGGGCTGAGGATTTTGGGTAATAAGATCAAAACTTATAGGTTTTACCTGTCTGGGAAAAGCATCGCTATTTAAGCCGACAATGCATATTACCTTAAATGGAATGCTTCGCATCGGCAGAATAGCGCAGAATGTAACCGAACCGGCAATGAAGCCAAAAGCCGAGCTTTCCTTTTCCAGTTCGCTTTTAAGATATGACTTAATGATGTCTAAGCTGATTTTATTATCATAACCCGACACCTTTTCGAATTCGATTAACTCATTCAGCGTTTGACGGATTACCTGCATTTCGCGTTCATTGTCATCATCTGTTAAGATAAATTTATCAATAAGCAGATTAAGGATTTTTGCCCAGCCGCTCAGGGTCTTGGGTTTTTCAAGCGAGCCGATATATGAAAAGAGCTGATTTGTAAATTCGATAAATTTCCCCAATGCGGATGTTTTATTGCCCTCAATTTCATCATAAGGAAGAATATCATTAAACATACGCACATCATTGCCCGTCATAGCATAACCCAGCAGAAGCCTTTCAATACCTGCCTGCCAGGTATTTTCGGGATAGGCTGATGGTCCGAATCGTTTACGGTCATGCTCATCGATTCCCCAGCATATTCGGGTATGCTTAACCCAGTGATGGATGTATTCGATATCTTCCATATCAAGCTCGAACTTACGATATACATAAGGCGAATCAAGCAGATCGAGAACCTTGGCCGCGCCATACCTGCCGCCGGTAAGTTCAAGAATCGCCAGGAACGTATCGATTACAGGATTTTCCTTATCGAAGCTTCGGTCGGCAATACTGAAAGGGATTTTCTTATGAGCGCTTGATGATTTGCCGAATACGGTTTGAATGAAAGGCGCATATAATTCAATATCAGGAGTCATAACAAGTATATCCGTGGGGGTTAGATTGCTGTCAGCCTCGAACATTGCCAGAAGGTTGTCATAAAGGACCTCGATTTCCCGCATTGGGCTGTGACAGGAATGAATCTGAATCGAGCAATCATTTTCGGGTATCATGGTTTTATCTGATTTATCACATCCTCGAAGGTTTAGTATATCCGATTGAATTGCGGTTAGCATGTTGTTCCTGCCGGTATCGATAAAGTGCTTATATTCTTCAAGGTCAAAATCGTTTACTAACGAAAAGAACTCCCGGCCTAAAGCTCCCATCGAGGCTAATAACGAATTGCCCTCCTCAAGATGTAAATCATCAGCTTTGAGCGTCTGCTTTTTCTTTGTGATTCTATCGATTTCCCGGTCGGATACAATATCAGCCCAGTATTCACGGCAGGGATTCATTAAAAACATGTTTACCTCGATGAGAGCGGATAATTCGGCGAATATTTCCATATAAAATGGCGGCAAGGCGGATATGCCAAAAACAGAAATCCTTTTTGGCAGATTTTTAATTTCATGAGATTTTCCTCGTGCTGCTTTTAAAAACAACTCTCGGAAGGCTGCCTGATGTGATATCTCTTTATCGCCAACAATATTCCGCCATAGTATAGCCTGCCAGTGGTTAGTGTTTGGCTTAGCCCAGCCGAGAATCATTTGCGGTCGAAAAATCAAATATTGGTCGAATGTATCGGCTATGCGGTTAGAAAGCTGAAATAACTTCAAACCATCATCGTCATCATCGAGATATGATTTCAAGCTTTTAAATTCCGGTAAATCCAAAAGTTCCGGAAGACATTTCATGATTTTCCAGGTCATGAAATTAGAAGTAAAGGGTTTTTCATCGGGGATATCCTCGATAAACTCTTGAAAGACTACGTTTACAAAAGCTCTTGGAAAAGGAAACCGGCAATTAGAAAATATACCGAGTTTTCGGGCAAGCTCTAACGATACCCAGCGCTGCATGCCTTTGCTCTGGACAACAATGGTTTCTTCAGCCATAGGCGAGTCGAGCGGATTGGAGGCAATCATCTCGCCAAGTTTATCGACGAGAATTTCAAGCTGATTGCTTAGATTGAGCTTTAAACCGGGCATAGAATTCCCTCATTCGCAACTTATTGAAGCGGTTATAGATTTGCCGTGATTGCAATTTCCTCAGGGCAGCGGTATTTCCGGCAAATCATATAATATTATGCCGCTTCTTACGAATATACTCCGCCGGGATAAATCTTTCAATGAAAAACGTTATGAAATTTTGGTTTAGATGCAGGCTAACTGTCTATTTAGATCTATACTAAATTGCTCAAACATCTTAAATATTGCTTGTAAACTCATAATTTATATCCTAACTTAAATCATAGGATGCTGAAATCAATATTTAATTTTAAAGGAGGTAAGAATTGGATTTTGAAAGCGATAGCGTTGAGGATTATCTGAAGCGTATTCCTCGACAGAAAATGAGGAAACCTATCCTTCTGGCGATAGGGGCAATTATAGTTATTGCCTTGCTCGCATCAACTTTTTATTCGGTGGGCACCGAATCGGTAGGATTAATTCAGCAGTTCGGCAAGTATAACAGAACAACGAAGCCCGGCTTGCATATGAAACTGCCGTTCGGTATCGAGAAAGTAACAAAAGTGCCGGTAACCCGAATACTAAGCCAGGAATTTGGTTTTAGAACCGCCAAACCCGGGGTTAGAACAGTCCGCAGCGGGCGTTCATTATTGAACGAATCTCTTATGTTAACCGGCGATCTTAATGTTGTCGTGGTTGATTGGATCGTCCAGTATAAGATAAAAGACCCGAAAGCGTATCTCTTTAATGTGCATCATGTTGAGGAAACTATTCGGGATATTTCAGAAGCTGCCATGCGTCAGATTGTTGGAGATAGAAGCGTGGACGGCGTCTTAACTATTGAACGTATCCAGGTGGGCGAAGATGCCGCTTTGGAGATGCAGAAGATACTGGATAGCTACGAGGCAGGCATTCAGATTGTAACGGTTAAGCTTCAGGATGTAACGCCTCCGGATGAGGTAAAACCGGCGTTTAACTCTGTAAATGAAGCCAAACAGGAAAAAGAGCAGATGATAAATGAAGCCATGAAGGAATACAATACTATCATCCCTAAAGCCCGCGGCGATGCTGAAAGAACTATCAAGGAAGCGGAGGGATACGCTATTGATAGAGTCAACAAAGCCGAGGGAGATGCCGCCAGATTTCTTTCTTTATGGAAGCAGTACGCTAAAGCTAAGAATGTAACGCGAAAACGAATTTACATGGAGACGATGGCCAAGATACTTCCCAAAATAAAACAGAAATATATTATTGATGAAGACGAGAACGGCATACTCAGGCTTTTACCATTAGGGCAATCTGATTTAACAGGAAAGGGAGGTAAATAATGCCGAACTTTAAATTGATTATCACAGGAGGCCTGATATTATTAGTCCTTATAATTATTTCAGGCGTGTTTTATACGGTAGACCAGCGCGAGCAGGTTGTAATTACCCAATTCGGCAATCCGGTGCGCGTGGTTAAAAAGCCGGGACTGCATATGAAAACTCCGTTAATACAACAGGTAAACTCTTTTGAAAAACGGCTTCTGGAATGGGATGGTCGGGCAACCCAGATTCCTACTAAGGATAAAAAATTCATCTTAGTAGATACTTATGCAAGATGGCGGATTATCGACCCGCTGAAGTTTTATCAATCGGTTGGTGATGAGTATAGAGCGCAGACCAGATTGGATAATGTAATTGATGCGGCGGTTCGCGATTATATAACCGAGAATCTTCTCATTGAAGCGGTAAGAAATTCTAATCAGCCATTAGTGCAATCTGAAGGCGAAGAAATTGAGCGTGAGATACTAAATATTGAAATGGGTAGAGAAAAACTTACCCGCGATATCCTTCTGAAAGCATCTGAGATGACGCCCCAATATGGAATTGAGCTTGTTGATGTCAGGATTAAGCATATTAATTATGTCCAGAGCGTCCGGGAGAAAGTATTTTCAAGAATGATTGCCGAACGCGAACGAATTGCGGAACAATACCGCTCGGAGGGACAGGGCGAACGCTCGAGGATACTCGGAGACAAGGAACTAGACCTCCTTCAGATTACATCAGCAGCATACAAAACAGCGGAAGAAATCAAGGGCAGGGCTGATGGTAAATCGACGAAAATTTACGCCGATGCATATAGAAAGGATACCGAATTCTATGCATTTTTGAAAGCCATGGATACATACCCCCAATCAATTGATGAGGATACCTGGCTGATATTAACAACCGATTCGGATTATTTTCGCTATTTGAAAAGTACGCGATGAGGTTTTTAGCTTTCGTGAATGAGTAAGCTGTCGGGGTGCCCGGCTTAGGCGGATATGCCCTTTTGTTGCCAGGCAGCGCTTGGTAACAAGAGGGGTTTGTTTGATTTAATTGCCAAATACTGTTTGGCAGATAATGGACGTATGCTGCATGCGCATACGTATTATGATTCGATGTTGCGGCTTTTTCATTATATAAAGCTAATCGGGGCAGTATTTCTCGTTGCATATCCTTTGGCGAATTCAAATATTAATGCCGAATCATTGCCCGACTGCCAAGCTCAAATGAGTCCGGCTCTCGATTATAGCGGCTTTGAACATAACTGCAGATTATGGGCTGTCATATCAGACAGTATAACAGACAGCGTAATTTACAATCAGCTTATCGCCTATCCAAGATCGCTGAAAAATCTTTCGATGAATATCAATATTGATGGCTGGGGCATCGCTTATTATCCCTGTTTTGGAGATTCATTATATATTGATAGAGGAGCTATGCGAGCATTTGATGATCCTAATTATGACTTTACGGTTGCTCGCATCGATTCCCTGAAGCCAAATATTATCCTGGCGCATATAAGGAATTGCACTTCCGGCTGCTGCTGTCATGGCTGTGAATCTATTCCTAACCCGCATCCTTTCCGAAGATGTAAAAACAACAGAAATTGGGTATTCGCGCATAACGGTCGTGTCGATGAAGCTTTACTATATGATTTAATTGGCGATGAATACCTTGATGAAAACCCTCTTAACGGTTCCGATATACCCGAGTGCGACCCTGCCGATTCATCGCTGGTAATTGATTCCGAGTTGTATTTTTTATATCTTCTCAAACGCATAGAGAATAATGACTGGAATGCCGCATCCGGAATTATTAATGCGCTAACTGATTTAGTCTATACTACAGCAGGCGGATATTATAATTTTATTTTAAGCGATGGTTATACTATCTGGGCATATCATAAAGGCAACCTATTATACTATTTTTATGATAATGAAAACAATTTCTGCGCCGCTGCTTCAATATATCCCTCCGGCGAACAGGAACAGTGGCAGGAAGTTAGTAATTACGGTTTGGTGGTTTTGACCGCCGATGAAGAGCCGGTATTGATTAACCCGCATTATGTTCCGGGCGATATTAATGGCGATAAAAGATTATTAGGCAGCGATATTACCTATGGCGTGCGTTATTTTAACGGTACCGGAACTCCCCCTCCTGATAGCTGCCATAACGATTCAACCGGTACCTGGCTATATGCGGCTGGCGATGCTAATGGCAATTGCGAATTTATAGGGTCTGATATAATTTATCTCGCAAGATATTTCCTAAGTAATAATCCGCCGCCATGCTGGTGTCCGCAAACGCCGCTTTATAATGAAGCATATTAATCAAGCAATTTATCTTAGATAGATTTTGTCGAGATGCTTGTAAATAAAAATTCGCTTAAACCCGAAATTCCTTTGAGTTTACCTTTTCTTGAATCTGATTTCAAATCATTTGCTCGGCAGTCTTTATAGTTTTCCCATTCCTCATAAGTGATTTTAAACCCGTAATGGGATAGAAACCGGCGTATTTTGGGGATAGTAAATGTATGAGGATGACCTTTATCGATTCGTAATCTCGATACAATTTCATGCAGCGTCGCTCCCCATAATGGGTGAAGATTTACGGTTAGATATAATATTGAATTGGGTTTTAGCAAACGGCTCATCTCTTTCATAACGCCGTCGGCATTTTGAACATGATCGATAACATTTTCAATAATTATAAGGTCGAAATAAGCGTTTTCGAATGGCAAGTTCTCGCCCTTTTCGTTCTTATAGACAACATCCTTGCCGCGAAGTTTAACCAACTCGGGTTTAGAGGCATAGAAATCGCATAACGGATCAATCGCATATTTTTCTGCCGCCCCAAAAAAGGCCGTAATGCCAACTGGCCCGCTGCCTATTTCAAGAACTTTAGCTGTTTTAAACGATGGCGTGTTTTCAGGGATAGCTTTTGCTATTAATTTTAATAAATTATCAGCCCGCCATTTATACCATGATAATTGACCGGAATCCCCTTTGCCAATTTTTTTGGAGGCGGATTCCCAGAAAGATTTTTCATATGATTGAGCTTGATTCCATCGAGATTCTGTTGCCATAACTTATCCTATTTTAATTAATTATATGTTCTCCTAATATCTTCGTCAACTATATTCTACAATTAAGTTATTTAATTATAATTCAGCAAGCCCTAATTACACGGCTTTCATTTAAGCATAATATCATCAATATAAAAACTGAATGTATCGGGAGGGTTGTGAGCAAATAGTAAAACTGCCGCGATTGCTGTCATATCCATTTCACGGTTGACCAAACCCTGCCGGATTTCCTCAATAGAAATATCAATTTGATTAAAACCGGGCAAAACAGTAAATGAATAGTTGAATCTATCTTCCCAGGTCTGATTGTAATGTAAATCATCG is a genomic window containing:
- a CDS encoding class I SAM-dependent methyltransferase — protein: MATESRWNQAQSYEKSFWESASKKIGKGDSGQLSWYKWRADNLLKLIAKAIPENTPSFKTAKVLEIGSGPVGITAFFGAAEKYAIDPLCDFYASKPELVKLRGKDVVYKNEKGENLPFENAYFDLIIIENVIDHVQNADGVMKEMSRLLKPNSILYLTVNLHPLWGATLHEIVSRLRIDKGHPHTFTIPKIRRFLSHYGFKITYEEWENYKDCRANDLKSDSRKGKLKGISGLSEFLFTSISTKSI
- a CDS encoding class II glutamine amidotransferase, with the protein product MFDLIAKYCLADNGRMLHAHTYYDSMLRLFHYIKLIGAVFLVAYPLANSNINAESLPDCQAQMSPALDYSGFEHNCRLWAVISDSITDSVIYNQLIAYPRSLKNLSMNINIDGWGIAYYPCFGDSLYIDRGAMRAFDDPNYDFTVARIDSLKPNIILAHIRNCTSGCCCHGCESIPNPHPFRRCKNNRNWVFAHNGRVDEALLYDLIGDEYLDENPLNGSDIPECDPADSSLVIDSELYFLYLLKRIENNDWNAASGIINALTDLVYTTAGGYYNFILSDGYTIWAYHKGNLLYYFYDNENNFCAAASIYPSGEQEQWQEVSNYGLVVLTADEEPVLINPHYVPGDINGDKRLLGSDITYGVRYFNGTGTPPPDSCHNDSTGTWLYAAGDANGNCEFIGSDIIYLARYFLSNNPPPCWCPQTPLYNEAY
- the recB gene encoding exodeoxyribonuclease V subunit beta, which produces MREFDLINVPLRGANLIEASAGTGKTYAISGLFIRLILEQNLSVNEILAVTFTKAAAEELRGRIREKIKDAIKAFNADSDSGSDPTLKAIAQKCVDRPKAVKQLESALRNFDEAAIFTIHGFCQRILHENAFECSCPFDTELAGDQNELKQEVIDDFWREHFYSASGLFVNYAKKDGFEPDKLLYRIGRYIDKPTLTIIPKAEFIDTERLEKDFRNAFSGVLQEWKSNRGDIESFLNDKNILKNYREEWVKKWLVQLDDYLNSNGTKSLFDKFDKFTITNINDSLKKNCNPPNQPFFQLCDDLLNANNKLQEAYNKKLIALKIKLFDYLNRELALRKKKQNIQHYDDLLTKLYNALQGNEGGRLSKAIRKKYKAALIDEFQDTDPIQYYIFSNVFGADNNILFLIGDPKQAIYGFRGADIFAYLQAVKDADTKYTLLNNWRAEPDLIKAANAVFSNIDNPFLYSEISFNPASAAVKEKQEELKISGKSEPPLQLWYIKKESLDTTANRKHSNILKPQAQKLISRAIAGEISRLLSLAAENSVAIDNKPLKASDIAVLVRTNREALIVSDALNEANIPNVLYTEANIFDSFEAIELERVINAVVQPSNERLLRTALSTDMMGLSGERLYDLSKDDSDWESRLIRFREYHERWNRYGFFRMIGELIDNENIRSRLLVFPDGERRLTNLLHLAEILNRWSFEKKAGMNGLAKWFSEQIGPGRKSLDEHQIRLESDDNAVKIATTHKSKGLEYPVVFCPFTWSDFKNAKMKEFIFHDAKNNYNQTLDLGSSDSEINAAIAKTEILAENLRLLYVALTRAKNRCYIVWGNFNEAEYSAMAYFLLNPQINNADDLIAELKNSYNDINDEFIISRLEDISADAGNTIAVKAMPKSPPEKYISPSKGLDSLTCRKFSGTIAQNWRIASFSYLVSGSPRISELPDHDSLTRQFNRDADIVIDKDRSDIFAFPKGAKAGTFIHEIFEQYDFASHNPDVLKELIQNKLDKYGFEKSWNDTIYRMINRVISAPLGSENNTFNLSQINNSDRLNELEFYFPLKLISIDTLPRIFAKHNIRRHHSDFPSAIDKLRFSPVKGFMKGFIDLVFVYNNRYYLVDWKSNHLGSSIDDYNQDKLMQAMNNHYYLLQYHIYAIALNKYLSLRVPDYNYKKHFGGVYYLFIRGINESSGSGIFYDLPSEDLISELSDSLFVKGNH
- the hflC gene encoding protease modulator HflC, whose translation is MPNFKLIITGGLILLVLIIISGVFYTVDQREQVVITQFGNPVRVVKKPGLHMKTPLIQQVNSFEKRLLEWDGRATQIPTKDKKFILVDTYARWRIIDPLKFYQSVGDEYRAQTRLDNVIDAAVRDYITENLLIEAVRNSNQPLVQSEGEEIEREILNIEMGREKLTRDILLKASEMTPQYGIELVDVRIKHINYVQSVREKVFSRMIAERERIAEQYRSEGQGERSRILGDKELDLLQITSAAYKTAEEIKGRADGKSTKIYADAYRKDTEFYAFLKAMDTYPQSIDEDTWLILTTDSDYFRYLKSTR
- the recC gene encoding exodeoxyribonuclease V subunit gamma; its protein translation is MPGLKLNLSNQLEILVDKLGEMIASNPLDSPMAEETIVVQSKGMQRWVSLELARKLGIFSNCRFPFPRAFVNVVFQEFIEDIPDEKPFTSNFMTWKIMKCLPELLDLPEFKSLKSYLDDDDDGLKLFQLSNRIADTFDQYLIFRPQMILGWAKPNTNHWQAILWRNIVGDKEISHQAAFRELFLKAARGKSHEIKNLPKRISVFGISALPPFYMEIFAELSALIEVNMFLMNPCREYWADIVSDREIDRITKKKQTLKADDLHLEEGNSLLASMGALGREFFSLVNDFDLEEYKHFIDTGRNNMLTAIQSDILNLRGCDKSDKTMIPENDCSIQIHSCHSPMREIEVLYDNLLAMFEADSNLTPTDILVMTPDIELYAPFIQTVFGKSSSAHKKIPFSIADRSFDKENPVIDTFLAILELTGGRYGAAKVLDLLDSPYVYRKFELDMEDIEYIHHWVKHTRICWGIDEHDRKRFGPSAYPENTWQAGIERLLLGYAMTGNDVRMFNDILPYDEIEGNKTSALGKFIEFTNQLFSYIGSLEKPKTLSGWAKILNLLIDKFILTDDDNEREMQVIRQTLNELIEFEKVSGYDNKISLDIIKSYLKSELEKESSAFGFIAGSVTFCAILPMRSIPFKVICIVGLNSDAFPRQVKPISFDLITQNPQPGDRSKRNDDRYLFLEAILSARQNLYLSYIGQSIEDNSVIPPSVVVSELQDYIENNCELPNRNILEHILTKHRLQAFNPEYFRGEGKLFCYSDENCQASRMLTGSRQTPDFFISNGLPEPDDEFRTIKIDQLCGFFNNPSRFILQKRLGIKLEQSGAILEEREPISINYLDKYNIKTELLKKQLAGENLSNTFKVVKARGALPHGVPGECSYNELTADVLSIVNKLDRYPHKDKLDPIDVDIDIDGFNIAGRIDDIYPDSLIQYRAAKVKAKDRLRIWIYHLLLNHLSLENYPCESIYIGSDIGFKYKPAADAESHLRKLLNIYWNGLVKPAVFFPESSFSCAEKLSKGESDGISITNAQKAWENSEYHKGESEDLYFRRCFGTEAPFDDEFMETALAIYQPLLDHQDKVKH
- the hflK gene encoding FtsH protease activity modulator HflK, encoding MRKPILLAIGAIIVIALLASTFYSVGTESVGLIQQFGKYNRTTKPGLHMKLPFGIEKVTKVPVTRILSQEFGFRTAKPGVRTVRSGRSLLNESLMLTGDLNVVVVDWIVQYKIKDPKAYLFNVHHVEETIRDISEAAMRQIVGDRSVDGVLTIERIQVGEDAALEMQKILDSYEAGIQIVTVKLQDVTPPDEVKPAFNSVNEAKQEKEQMINEAMKEYNTIIPKARGDAERTIKEAEGYAIDRVNKAEGDAARFLSLWKQYAKAKNVTRKRIYMETMAKILPKIKQKYIIDEDENGILRLLPLGQSDLTGKGGK